Genomic segment of Anguilla rostrata isolate EN2019 chromosome 13, ASM1855537v3, whole genome shotgun sequence:
TTGCCCTTTGTGTGAATCACTGGGGCCCTCATCCCTCCACTCAGGCTTGGGTCAGGTTACTTAGGGCCTGCACTGTCAGAGTTTCAGCTGGGCATATGTTTAAACTATTCAGGTTGGGTgccatgctcaagggtacaacaagtGTCTTacctaggaatcaaacctgcaacctcaattccctagccattatactacagtaCACTGCCATGTTTTCTGTGGATATCTCAATTGGTTCAGCACTATGTACAATCTAACTGACTGATGGGCTGATTGATTGGTTCATTGTTTGGTTTCTTGACTGTTTGATTGAAGGGTAGATTGAGTTATTCACTAGTAGTTTGGTTGATTGGATGACTGGTCAGCTGGTTTGTGAGTTTACTGACTGATGTGTTCATGACTGGATTGATTGACAGTTGTGTCCTCCTTATTTTGGAACAGGTTGCGCAATCAGTCCGGCTCTTCTGTGCCAAAAGGGGGTCATAAGGTCCATTTCATCAAAAACATGAGGCAATACGACACGCGGGGCAGCAGGTAAGCACTGCTGCACACTTTGGCACCCCAACACTACAGAACACTATTACACACAGTAGCAACCCAAATCATCTGTACACTAACACCCAACGCAGTAACCCAATACTACTGAGTGCCATTAGACAACCCAGTAACCCCACAGTACCTCAGCAACTCAACACTAATAACGACTAAATAACCAAAACCCAGCACTACTGAGCACCCATACACACTTCAGGAAGCCTATACTATTTAATACTGATACATACTGCACAGAATGGACCCTGTGGACCCAACACAAATGCCCAACCCAGTGACCCAACACTACTGGCTAATAATACGTACCTAAGCGACCAACTACTACCAGTCCAGTTTGGTATTGTCTAATCTGGGAGGAAGTGTAGTTTTAGGCtgatccgtgtgtgtgtgtgtctctgtgtgtttcaggattGTGCTGATCTGTGCCAAGAGGTCCCTGTGTGCTGCTTTCTCTATCCTGCCCTATGGGGAGAGCTTTTACCTCAGGTACTGTACAGCCtctgcagtgacatcacccgCAGTGACATCATTGCTGTAACTTATGCCATGATGCAGAAATGATGTTTCCACATGCTTCAAACGAACTGCTTTTTCAGGACGTCGTAGAGCGTTGGAAACTCCTTTCCAACATTCGAGTAGGGGAGGTCTGCGTCCGAATTCTTTTTGTAACTTTCAGAAACTGACATTCCAAACCCGACGCCTACTTTCCACAGCAATTGACCAGGTGTGCAGGCATGCAATGGGCAGGGTTTCAGGTGGTCTGAAAATGATCCGATGTTGTTTGCTAACCACTAGTAAACATCAGAAGAAGCTGAACTACCCCGTTAAAAAAGAACCTTTCAAGAAAAACTGTCGGTGTTCGCCAGTATGCGCATTTGTATGACTGTTCACGATCGCTCATTCCAACTGCTTATGTCATCTGTCTTTGGGCCCATTTCAGTCGTCCTCATAACACGTCCTCACCTCGCCGTTGGGCTCTACCCAACAGAGGAGGTTAGGAAAGCACACAAGGACGTGTTACGAGGACGACTGAAATGGGCCCAAGGACAGATAACGTAAGCAGTTTGAATGAGCCCGCAATTACTGTAAAAGCCCCACCTGCCGCTGTGAAATGACGTGGCTCCTCCATGGCATAGAAATGATAATGGGGGACTTAatttgtgaggaaaaaaagcagtgtGAAGCGTTGTGTGTCAGGAGGGTATGGTGCTGGTGGGTCAGTAATTGACCTTGCTAGTCTGTACAGCTGGATGTCTTATCATTTTCCGTTTTCCTTCACAAATAAatagtctccctctctctctctgtatctctctctttttgtgtatctctatctctctgtctctgtctttccccccatccactctccatctctctctttccctctcagtgACCCTAAACTGGATACCCAGAAGCAGAGACACTCTTCTGGGGGTGCCACAGCCACCCTGGACATGATCCCTGCCttggagggggtggagctgggAGCGTATGGCAAGgtaagggggcggagctagGGGTGTTGACTCACCCTACTTGAGTGACACTGATGGTGTTATGCAGGTCAGTGCAGCACTGCACTCCTCACCCTGTGACATTACAATCCCCTAGCAGGGCCTGCTACCCTCTTACCCTGCACTGCTCTACTAAATTTTAGAActttatttatatcattttatttttggatttgtttgtCATCATATAAATTAAAATCTGGTGGTTGTTGTTTTGTCATTCGTGTTTTTCATGAGGTCAGCTAATATGATTACGCagagctcaaacacacactggccagcacgcacacaaactGTTCTCTGTTTTTCAGTGATGGTCATGTTAGGCTGCTTAGGCATGGACCTTTGATggaactgtgtgtttgtgtgtgtgcgtgcgtgtgtgcgtgcgcctgttGTCCCTCCAGACGGTCTCATATGCTGGGTTCCTATTCCCCACCAATGCCCTGGTGAAGCAGAAGAGCGTTCCGGTGGAAATGAGCATGGGAGCGACCCCTCTAACCCGCAGCAACATCCAGAGGAACTACACTGCCTCCCGTCTCAACAGCACCGCGGGACCTGATGCAGGTGAGAAAAATGAGCCATTTGTACTTTGTGGCATGTATAGCTAATTCTGAAATAATGTGCCCTTAGGGTAAATGGTCCTGCGGTAGATATTAAAAGTGTTATAAGTGTCAAGTTAAGGTCCTTAAATGGCTCCTTGCAATTCAGTTGGAGTTGGACCTGTGGTTGGAATTAGAACCAGCACATACAGGGTCCCCCTGGACCGATTTTGGGAACACTATCCCAAGAGGTCAGAAATGTGGTTGTGGTTTTGCAGCAGTGACGCTCTCTGTGACCTCCAGGTGTGGAGGACCTGACGGACTACGACCCAAACTTGCTGAGTGACCCTCAGTGGCCCTGTGGGAAACACAAGCGAGTGCTGATCTTCGCCTCCTACATGGTGAGGATGCCAGCACCTGACATTAAAACACCAGTGCCCCAGCACTGTAAAGGGAATGGGGTGTTGGAAGGTAGAAAGGTGTACAAGACACAcccctgtgcatgcatgtgtgtgtgtgtgtgtgggggggggggcttgtttgtgtgtagttttgtgtgtgtgtgtgtgtgtgggtttgtgtgtatgctgtaaaagttcacacacaccctctggcCTCTCTCAGACCACTGTGATCGAGTACGTCAAGCCGTCTGATCTGAAGAAAGACATGAACGAGACCTTCAGGGAGAAGTTTCCCCACATCAAGCTGACTCTGAGCAAAATCAGGAGGTAAAGGAGAGCGCTCTTCATAaacactgtgtctgtctgctggtGTAAAATTAACTGTGTATAACTGTGAGAGACTTTATAAACTATGTGCGTCCCTGTAAGGTGTGCATCTGTTGGCGTGcacacaggcgtgtgtgtgtgtgcgcgcgtgcgtgcatgcatgttaaAACCCAGTGCGTCTCCCCTGCTCTGCAGTCTGAAGCGGGAGATGCGGGCGGCGAGCGAGGACTGTGGTCTGCAGCCGGTCACCGTGGCGATGGCCTACGTGTACTTTGAGAAGCTGGTGCTACAGGGACGGCTCAACAAGCAGAACCGCAAGCTGGTCGCGGCGGCCTGTGTAGTGCTGGCTGCCAAGATCAGCAGCGACCTCCGCAAGCAGGAGGTGAAACAGCTCATTGATGTGAGTACAGCTACTGAATGATCAGCCTACTCTTTACCCTTTTGTTATCATTAATTTTTACTGTAGCATTGGCTAGTCACTCATCTTTCCTTCATTCTGCAGAAACTGGAGGAGCGTTTCAGGATCAGCCGGCGGGAGCTGCTCCCACTTGAGTTCACTGTGCTGGTTGCCCTGGAGATGGCGCTCTACCTGCCGGAGAGCAAGGTCATGCCACACTACCGCCGTCTGGCACAACAGCCCTGAACCACGCCCATCAGAACTCCCCTGAAACCCTGGAACATGCTTGCATACACAACCACTCGAGCGAAATGATGATGATATTATCATTTCTAAGATGCTTTGTGATGGCAAAGCAGGTTACCAGGACTACCCTAAGGGGTGGAGCCATCTTGCATCAGCAGTTTGCTCTACTTTTGGTTATTTGATTCAATGATTGACAACGCTTGGATCCACCCCATCGTGGGAGTTGGTGAAGCCTGCAGTGCACAGAGGAGAGCTGAAGAGCTTTCAGGAAGCAGTTTATCAGCACCACGCCAGCATAGTGCCCCAGTGTGATCCAGTGCGCCCCATCCTTTGGCCTGTCCGTCTTCCAGACTCCACCTACTCACAATCACATCTCACATGGGTGCGCTCCTCTCACAAACTTCCGGCAAGGCACCGAAGCACAtctgctcttcttctgtggtggagCCTTC
This window contains:
- the cables2a gene encoding CDK5 and ABL1 enzyme substrate 2 encodes the protein MAADACGSHRAAGNSSSTKPHKEHLRKSKDSRRRQAALLFLNNISLDGRPTYNLSNGNAVQRGTTFNGLDAGAPVVGQPLLSTSSYGTFPGLSTSASGGVVTPAPRTGVGSGPPVLVLPTGSGFTASGVSERFLEGVKADPLASQASLLSPAAAPQLVPLLSTCKSPTLLSVQSFNSVNLESRQRLRNQSGSSVPKGGHKVHFIKNMRQYDTRGSRIVLICAKRSLCAAFSILPYGESFYLSDPKLDTQKQRHSSGGATATLDMIPALEGVELGAYGKTVSYAGFLFPTNALVKQKSVPVEMSMGATPLTRSNIQRNYTASRLNSTAGPDAGVEDLTDYDPNLLSDPQWPCGKHKRVLIFASYMTTVIEYVKPSDLKKDMNETFREKFPHIKLTLSKIRSLKREMRAASEDCGLQPVTVAMAYVYFEKLVLQGRLNKQNRKLVAAACVVLAAKISSDLRKQEVKQLIDKLEERFRISRRELLPLEFTVLVALEMALYLPESKVMPHYRRLAQQP